CGAAGGACAGGGTCATTATTAAGCTGACCGATCATACCCTCTATCAATATCCGATACTCTATCTGGTAGGGCACGGGAATATCCGATTGACTGGAAGTGAAGTCGAGGCATTACGGGATTATCTCAAGAACGGTGGTTTTCTGTTCGCGAACGATGATTACGGACTTGATAAGAGTTTTCGTCGTGAAATGCGAAGAGTCTTTCCAGAGCAGGAACTACAGCCTATCCCAAACACGCATCTGATTTATCGCTGTTTCTATGAACTGAAAGGACTCCCTAAGATTCATGAACATGACGCTGAACCCGCACAAGGGTTTGGACTTTTTCATGATGGACGTATGGTCGTTTACTATGTCTACAGTGCTGACATCGGGGATGGGCTTGAGGATGCCGATGTGCATCCGGACGATACGCCTCGGGTCCGCGAACTCGCTGCGAAAATGGCAGTAAATATTGCTGTATATGCCCTGACGCACTAAAGGATGGCATGAGATGAACAGACAAAAGGTAAATGAGGATTACGGAAACCTTATGGATCGGCTGCGTGCGATGCAGCGACGGTGGCGATGGCTCACTTTCTCTGAAGGACTCCTGAAGTGCATCGGTATGCTTGCGCTTGTGATGGCGGGAACACTTATCATTTTAACCCTGAGTTTCCAGTTATGGCAGTCCCCCTTCTTGCGCTGGATACGCATCGCAATTATCCTATTATCCATAGCGGGTGCCGTCTATACCGTCATTCGGACGTTCGTTCTGCCACTCTGCCAGAAGTTGACAGACACGGCTGTCGCCTCGCGCCTTGAGTCGAGACAACCTGAAGCCTCCTTCGCTGCTGAGAACCGGATTCTCAGTGCCGTCCAACTGTGGAACACCTTGGAGGATAACAGGCTTGGGTATGCCCCAGAATTCGTTGAGCATCTGATTGTCCAAGCCAGCCGGGATATGGAACAGGTGCAACACAAACAGGTATTTCAGCCCGAATTTCGGAAGATTCAGCGAAATGCAGGTATTGCCGTCGGGGGGATCGTCCTACTCCTCGCGATACATTTTCTTTTACCTGCCGCGTTTACAGGCTTCGCACAGGCGTTCCAGACCTTGCCGAAAACGCTTCAAGACGATCAGGAATATCTAAAGAAGTCAATTCAGATTACAAAAATCCAGCCCGGTAGTCTCCAAATTGAGCGGGGGACCGATGTTACCGTAACTGCTGAAATAGGTGGACATCTTGGGGCTCCCGTTGCGCTTTACTATCGCGTTGGCGATGAATATGAGGTGCGGTCAACAGCAGAATGGCAATCGTTGTTGATGCACCGGACACCCACGGATGCCAACCGCGGCTTGCAGGTTTCCGAGATTTCAACGCCCTACAGCGCGAGGCTTGAGAATGTGGCACGTCCGCTTCAATACTATATTTCGGTCGAAGAGGTGACATCGGAACAGTATCAAATAACAATCAGTAATGAACCGATTGTCACGCAGTTCCAGTATCGACTCAATTATCCTGCTTACACGCAGCTGCAGTCCCAGACCCTTCCAATGAATGTCGGGGATATCCACGTGCTTTTTGGAACAGAGGTTATGTTCACTGGGGAGAGTAATAAACCACTTCGGAAGGCACACATCGCTTTTGAGGCGTCAGGTAATGTGGAACTGGAGATTAGGGAAGGAAAATTACAGGACCCTATTACACAATTGGTAGAGGATGGACAGCAACAGGAAGCACCCGCCACATCGCAAACAATACAAGGCACTTTTGTTGCTCGAGAGAGTGAAAATTATCGTATCCACATTACCGACAGTGACGGGTTCACGAATCGGAATCCCGTTAGTCGAACGATAACCGTTTTGGAGGATGCCGCCCCTGATGTCAATATTGTCGCACCGGCACGGGACACCGTTTTAGACGATGCGATGTTGGTTGAGCTAAAAGTGGAGGCTACAGACGACTATGGCATACAGGAACTTCAATTGATATATCGCGTTGAGAGTGAAGATGCCGAAGAGGTGAATGTGCCTTTAAAACGTTGGGGAGTCGAGAACGCACTCTCACACAGATCGGTTTTTGTGGCATACACATGGGATGTCGATCGGATTAGTATGTTCCCTGGCGAAACGCTCGCGTATTACGTTCAAGCCTTGGATATTGACAATGTCTCAGGACCGAATATCGGCACGTCTCATACCTATACACTCCGCTTTCCTTCGCTCTCGGAGTTATACGACGCTGTTGCGACTGAGCAGGAAACTGAACAACGAGGACTTGAAGAACTCGTTGACGAGCAGGCAGATGCGACCGGCCTGGTGGACACACTCTTGGATAAAATCAGGAAGAGCCAGGAACTTACGCTTAATGACGAAAACCTGATGCAACAGGTGCTTGAGAATCAGAAGCAGATTGAGGAGACGGCGAGGCAACTCATCGAAAACATGAAAGAGACGGCAGAGGAGATGGAACAGAACCAACTCTTTGACGCTGAGACGATAGAGAAATATCAAGAGCTGCAAGAATTGATGGAGAAGGCACTGTCTGAAGAACATAAAGAACTCCTGCGGAAGTTATCAGAGGCACTGGCAAAACAGCAGGTGGACGATCAGGAGCGGTCCATGGCGGAAGCGAATCTCAGTCAAGAGCAGTTCTTACAACAACTCGAACGCGCTAAATCGCTCTATGAACAGATTCTCCTCGAACAGGAACTCGAAGCTGCGGTGAAACAGGCGAAGGCACTCGCTGAACAGCAAAAGCAGTTGATGGATACATTGGAATCATTGGAACGGTCTGCACCTACAAGGGATCTTGCACAGAAAGAGGACCGAGTGGCGGATGAATTCAATCAGCTCAGCGAAAAGTTAGAGGAACTCGGCACGAAAATGGGTGAACTTGCCCAAAATCAAGAGAACGCGCCACCGCAGATAGAACGGCTTGCGGATGAAATCGTCCGACTCAACCAGTTTGCCCACGAACATAAACTGCCCGAGATGCTCAAAGCAACCAGTGACAATCTCCGAGGTGGGCAGAAGAATGCGGCACTGGAATCGGGACGCGGTGCAGAACAAACGCTCACAGAACTCGCACAGGGTTTGGAGAATGCCTTGGCGTTCATGGAGGGCGCAAACGCCAACGAAACTTTGACTGCCCTACAAGAAGCCGTTGAAAGTGGACTTTACCTCTCACATCTTCACGAGGAGGTACTCACGCAAACAAGCGACATCCTCACCACTGGACAGTCTGAGGCTTACATTTCAAGTGAGATTGTGCGATTGCAGCAGCTCGCCGCCGATGAACTCAGTGCGGCAGAGAGTATCACACAACTTTCCAGTAAACTGTGGAATTTAGGGAGCCGACAGATACAAGTGCCACCTGAAGCAATATTCCATCTTAACGCCTCTAACGATGCGCTCGCGCGTGCCGCGCGTGCCTTAGAAGATAGGCAGCCGAACCTCGCCATCCCGATCCAAAAAGGCGCACTCGCTGATCTTAATCAGGCGGTCTTTGAACTCCTCGAAGCGATGGGACAGATGAACCAACAGATGGGTGCCAGCGGATTTGAAAACATGATGGAGCAGCTACAGCAGCTCGCTGAGAGTCAAGAGCAGCTGAACGAGATGGCACAGAATCTGAATCAGCAGCTCCGCGAGCAGGGACGCACCCCAGGAGTTGAGCAGATGATGCGTCAACTCGCTGCCCAACAGCAGATGATCCGAGAAGCAACGGAACGGATCGCTGAACGGGCAGAGCAGATGGCGCAGATGCTCGGCAGTCTTGAAAATGTCGCTGAGGAGATGACTGAGGTCGAGAAATCGCTCCGTCAAGGTGAACTCAATGAGGATGTTCTTGATAGACAGGCACAAATATTGACGCGAATGCTTGACAGTCTAAAATCGTTGCAGAAACGGGATGTCGGTAAACAGCGCAAAGCCGAGGTAGCGGAAAGACCCGAAACGCCTGCACAGGAGGTCCCGCCTTTGCATCCTGAACTCCTTGAAGTCGTTCGGAAATTAGAAACCACACCGTATGCAAAGGAATTTGAAGACATTCCGTTCCAGTATCGGGAACAATTAAAGCAATACTTTAAAGCGCTCTCCCAGAAGAGACAGTAATCTCATTCCGCAATCGGTGAAGATAAATAAAAGGAGATCTTTTGTAGCATAACCTGTTAGGTTGTGGGATCGGAGTTGGTGTTTTTCCGAGGTTCCCCATCTCACAGTCGGTGCCCAAACGGAAAGTACTTATACCATTTCTGAGGGATCTTTTCTCATTAACGAAAATGGGTTCGTAGGGGCGAGGTTCCCTCGCCCGCCCAACCCATCGGAAACCTCATAGGGTTCAAAACCTCTAAATGCGAATTTATTTTTTAGATTTGGTATTATATGAGCATTCAATCTAATATGAAGGAGAAAAAATGCAGACAGCAGTGAGCATCGTTGACGATGCGTTTTACATCAATGGGGAAATTACCTATCCGGGACGCTCCTACCAAGGGAATAAAATTGAGGGGTTGCTTCTCAACACCCGTATGGTGCAAGGCATCTTTGATGACCGGAACCCCGAAACCATACATCTCTGGGAATATCCAGATACAGGTGAATGGGATCCAGAACGCAATACACGTGAATTCCTATCCGCGATGCCGACATGGCGTGCACACGGCATATTGGCGTTCACTATTAACCTCCAAGGAGGCAGTCCCGAAGGGTACTCCAAGGCACAGCCCTGGCACAACTCCGGTATAGAAGCCGATGGGAGTCTCAATGCAGATTACCTATCCAGGCTTGAACGCATCATCGACTTTGCTGACGCACTCGGTATGGTCGTAATCCTCGGTTATTTCTACTTTGGGCAGGACCAACGGGTCGCTGATGAAAACGCTGTCAAAAACGCTGTTGACAACGCGACGGGTTGGCTCTTCGATAAAGGATATACCAATGTTATCGTTGAGGTTAATAACGAGTGTAACGTGAGATACTCACACGAAATTCTGCAACCTCAGCGGGTGCATGAATTGATCGAACGCGTGAAAGCGACGACGCGTAATGGAAACAGATTCCTCGTCGGAACGAGTTACGGTGGCGGCAGAGTGCCGCTTGAGAATGTCGTCCGTTCCTCCGATTTTCTGCTCGTCCACGGAAACGGCGTGAGCGATCCCAACCGCATCATTGAGATGGTCCAACAGACCCGCGAGGTCCCGGGCTACCGTCCGATGCCGATCCTTTTCAATGAAGACGACCATTTCGATTTCGATAAACCCTTAAACAACTTCGTTGCCGCTGTGAGTCAATATGCCTCATGGGGCTACTTCGATCCGGGTGAAAACGACTATTGCAACGGCTACCAATCCGTGCCGGTGCAATGGCAGCTCAACACGCCGCGCAAACGTGCTTTTTTTCAAAAGGCTCGCGACCTCACTGGCTGCGGTTCTTGATAGCATCAGAAACTGAGCCTGAACGGAGAAACCCGTTGATATTCAAATCCATCTCAACGAACCGCAAGGAAAAATTAAAAAGGTGTTTATTTTCATAGCACCAGGAACGTAGCCCGTAGCGTAGTGGAGGGCGGCTCTACGGAGAGGCACTCTATATATCAAATTCACCTAACCGAACCGCAAGGAAAAATTAAGAACCGAACCGCAAGGAAAAATTAAAAAATGCCACAAGTTGATCCAATTTATTTTGCTATTGTTATTGTCGTTGTCATTATGCTTGGGACGAGCATCCGAATCCTCAAAGAATACGAACGCGCCGTTATTTTCCGTCTCGGACGACTGGTTTCGACCCGTGGTCCCGGACTCGTCTTTATGATACCCTTCTGGATTGAACGGATGCAGCGGATTAGCCTTCGGGTGATCGTCAACGATGTCACCCCACAAGATGTGATTACGAAAGACAACGTCTCCGTGAGCGTTAACGCCGTGCTCACATTCAGAGTAACCGAAGCCGATAGAGCCGTGATCGAAGTTGAAGACTTCGGTTTCGCAATTGCGCAGGTCGCACAGACAACACTCCGGAGCGTGCTGGGACGTGCCGAACTGGACGATCTACTCTCAGAGCGCGAGAAGCTAAATCAGGACTTAGAAGACATCATCAAGAAGCATTGTGAACCGTGGGGTGTCGAGGTGCTTGCGATGGAAATTAAGCACGTGGATCTCCCGGTTGAGATGCAGCGCGCCATGGCGAAACAAGCGGAAGCCGAGCGGGAACGGCGTGCGAAGGTTACACACGCCGAGGGTGAATTCGAGTCTGCCGAGGTGCTAACCAATGCCGCTGAAATCCTCAGCAAGACCCCGACCGCTGTGCAACTCCGATTCCTTCAGGCGTTGGTAGAAGTGAGTGCGGAGAAGAATTCGACCGTCGTCTTCCCAATTCCGATAGACCTACTCAGTCCGTTCCTTGACAAAATAAAAGGAAAAGAAGAATAGACGTTTACAGACAAAGGGAGAGGGCAATGAATAACGAATGTATCTCCATTATGACAGAGCGCATTGTGCGTGACTTTGACCCTTGTAGCATAGGCTGTTAGCCTGTGCCAGCGTGAGACGTACCCTTGAACAGGCACGAACCATCTGGACATCTATATCTACTGCCCTCTCAGAACACGGTTATCCTGTAGAGAAAGACCTTTGATTCGTTTAGAAGCAGATATTTAATCAATACCGCCAATCTTCGTGAGCTATCGTCATAATCGTCAATATCGGTATCTTCATCTTCTCTCTCACCCGATCTGCCGAATTTGTGGACGAGTGAACAGATTAACCGCTCCGCGGGATTCGTGAGGACCTGTAGGAGATGCGCGCCGGTCTGTGTCCGCCGAATGTCTTCGTTGACGCCATTAAAAACCTTTTCAATCTGCTCGTCGAGTTCGGTGCGGTCGGTGATGATGAGCACGCGCCCATTAGGGAGGGTTTCGAGGATTGATTTTGCGAGCCAAACCATTGTAAGGCTCTTGCCGCTGCCTTGCGTGTGCCAGATGATACCGCCCTCTCTGCTTCTGATACGCGCTTGCGCAGCTTTCACGCCGAAGAATTGGTTATGTCGGCAAATCTTTTTGGTTCCAGCATCGAAGACGATGAAGTTGTGCAGGATGTCAAGCAATCGGGTTTTGTTGCAGACCTGTAGGTATACCCCAATACCTTCTGGAAGAATGTGAGGACACGTTCTTGTGTGCCTATTTCTCTGTCACCAACGGTGCTCATTTTTATGAATTCCTTTGGACTTTCCGCAGAGGTGTTCTTAATCACATAAGGGTAGGCAGCCGCACAGCAACCTCGCCTGACCCGTCGTCTCGGTCAAAAAAAATCCTGCCATTGAGGGGGACCGAGTCGAGAATAACCGGACTCTGAGAGGTTACAATGATCTGGAGGTTGTTACGGAGTGCCAATTGTTGTAAATGCAGCATGAAAAGTTGATGTAACTGCGGATGGACTTTCATCTCCACATCGTCAATCAGAATGAGTGCTCCTTCAAGTTGTGTAATTTCCTTTGATAACCGAAGGATGGCGTGTTCGTCATCTGCTGTTTTCAATTCCGGGTATACCGTGCCATCTTCTTGCGGGTCACAGAGAAGACTTCTAACACCTCTTGACAAATTAACAACTTCTGGATATCTGGACCGAACGCCTCTCAATCATGAATTACAGCCTCCTTATCCTTTGATGTTGTGGTGTGCCGACCAAACTGAAATTTTTGTGGTGTGACTCTGGCTGCATCTTATACTGCACTTGGGCTGCACTTGGGCTGCATCTTATAGTAAAGTTTAGAATTAAAAAGACATTTTAACGCTCCGACATGCCTGCCTCACCTCGTAGGGGCGAGGTCCCCTCGCCCGCTGTCAAATGTCCTATTAATTATGGGTTTTACTATAATCCGGTTTTTCTGACGTCAGACTTGCCAAGGCAATCTCCCCTTTTTCGGTCAACCGGTACTGCTGCCGTGGACTCCTGCGCTTCTGTGGTAACGTGTATTCTATCATCTCATCAGTTAGGAGGTCCCGGAAAACCTTTTTAAGCTGCCCGGAGACTTCTTTCTGTCCTAATTGCTTGGCCAATTCGGATCTTGACAGGGGACCATCGGCAAGCAAGTTT
The sequence above is a segment of the Candidatus Poribacteria bacterium genome. Coding sequences within it:
- a CDS encoding ATP-binding protein, with product MSRGVRSLLCDPQEDGTVYPELKTADDEHAILRLSKEITQLEGALILIDDVEMKVHPQLHQLFMLHLQQLALRNNLQIIVTSQSPVILDSVPLNGRIFFDRDDGSGEVAVRLPTLM
- a CDS encoding slipin family protein; this encodes MPQVDPIYFAIVIVVVIMLGTSIRILKEYERAVIFRLGRLVSTRGPGLVFMIPFWIERMQRISLRVIVNDVTPQDVITKDNVSVSVNAVLTFRVTEADRAVIEVEDFGFAIAQVAQTTLRSVLGRAELDDLLSEREKLNQDLEDIIKKHCEPWGVEVLAMEIKHVDLPVEMQRAMAKQAEAERERRAKVTHAEGEFESAEVLTNAAEILSKTPTAVQLRFLQALVEVSAEKNSTVVFPIPIDLLSPFLDKIKGKEE
- a CDS encoding DUF4159 domain-containing protein; translation: MRNRYIKTSLTDNCKRITVNYVWICCFLLCAVIGVSLQASDVPITIAQVHYGGGGDWYGDATTIKNWLQLLRNRTNIETAKDRVIIKLTDHTLYQYPILYLVGHGNIRLTGSEVEALRDYLKNGGFLFANDDYGLDKSFRREMRRVFPEQELQPIPNTHLIYRCFYELKGLPKIHEHDAEPAQGFGLFHDGRMVVYYVYSADIGDGLEDADVHPDDTPRVRELAAKMAVNIAVYALTH